A portion of the Salvelinus fontinalis isolate EN_2023a chromosome 32, ASM2944872v1, whole genome shotgun sequence genome contains these proteins:
- the LOC129830941 gene encoding zinc finger protein 40-like isoform X1, whose amino-acid sequence MLSDSKERREEKTDFRLHNRTEFSCTDKIEEAQNELKDTKAGAQKGINEGGRRSADNIKALKRKKVVAENQLKKIPKSPVKKSLQSKTSVATLQAASSKEAAPSCSYPSSPSQNPASSPSQNRDTEYVQPNAESSEGVTSSIDNDRLNQRDTSFSKPQSLDPISGKEESVSGVGESQQLKDSKSGETSCEGDSPYHAGAPLEVLLKAMEPDFSSLAEKNISFPVTAVEKPGRTLSAQSNSEVNAMPAIHFGLQIQPAHMQNDFVNKQETYTMQSSTQAVPLQTLQHATQHFSNCGEKPGLQVSFSAGSSDSPVPSGSNSLPQSQPPVVHTCQSLSASVPSTIQVPVTPGYNPVQKATVVNFGLEQMCSISAKDQKPKKQGKYVCEYCSRACAKPSVLLKHIRSHTGERPYPCVTCGFSFKTKSNLYKHKKSHAHAIKLGLVARSDFGSGSLSVESDKALGTHSDVEESGDSDEESSTADLDPDSSQSSVAAFSESSLQSAGTTQGNHGDAGDPSAVFPLSQRGYESKGTASLPKVVVYPVNVSPQRADSPRVTDSSPEQATAQRQKDFQTAHLRSSISVLSSLKEVDCTSPLQDAGSEDEDQQCRTPPGGGHGQLQRQQATDFSQQQQGKCLLSPRSLGSTDSGYFSRSESADQAMSPPSPFVKITPPTDMDVTKNALPNLPAVVATAMHVASVEKPRVVQGQMRPPLETKALSLEERISKLISDNEAVVDDKQLDSVKPRRTSLSRRGSIDSPKSYIFKDSFQFDLKPMARRSSSSSDIPKSPFTPTEKSKPVFLLSVPNQYTPMDCLPITRSNSMPTTPGHSGLPPNIVQQPHPLRICQSFDDKISSLNDDVFSSAPSTPNPAIHSRTLVRQVAVEDFSTSEGLTSVRSMDEGYHGSSISTELMQRSRSFEHAQDRNRKPLQSKGTMYECETCRNRYRKLENFENHKKFYCSELHGPKNKPVSVRETEQDVFQHVMQQPLVPRTVISGIMDQQQSIRKRRKMKSVGDDDDQSPTDTNPPCSVSFDSCQLSTASSGRPFSQHSIMVDLQPKSNPPQITQNQLVARGTDASESRLSPIRETQVNTSGKERGDLQRQGSGTSVIRHTNSLSKPNSFENSESIDRASPVDLLYKDGHSTGKTKTDATANLSLESYHEKMSIPKCADQGKQGMENRVDSTLAAVAESCAAVQQSRLVRQNNIPEILVTEEPDREHNGQSTEQGEKVADTFNWPQRSESLSKLPTEKLPPKKKRIRLAQMEHSSGESSFESSLSRSLSRDSSLSRCSSISASFDRDEPSRSESPSRGEFVNKISEPQGLPIAFNTLGVPGMIRRAVSEQISCTQPSVEILCDYRSKSFDFGSVSPSRSLPPNRSMSPMERPTSAQAFPSVQVPLIERRRGPLVRQMSLKIGPESQQHVGRHAIPLQRLPTVFSTSQQRPQQTANKPPLAQPFIVHSGGTLPQKNERMVQSINLGSQGQLPQIHGLPHPWHLTSRVQTCQNIQQSVVHVVVGQEDAQNKSADSQDKKSFVPKYQLQCPALRPSQTYSLSTTQGTQTTLPVLTIPIANQMQSISKSSDVLHNVCVAQPCFQIVDNKTQSIVLPVSLQNDPPSHNLPGALQLPQILITHEQMHPSLSVASNLYVVDTDTKTVPEMNKDRPPASTGLQVKHGLVSNTQNHIGEIQRAPSLGSLHCTQKMAAVTLCLQQEPIASSKRMLSPANSLDIAMEKHQKRAKDEHGAACLTDGRSVNYLNSKMAEVTRQRKLMLVRQVCTTEPVDSPIETEAPPLQHEKPVGEKDAHTPKNCKTMTPERNGKDEPSSVVPQEQPRSALNTAPGSHVSSSVPANASLKPQDKSEEERWSSAKSPIRPSTFHGQVKLASSVSVVNTRDSHRLSFPSLKTATTFTWCYLMKRRPLHVPQTDQKVSAYSTWAVSPNNPNPLGLSTKLVMSLFDSKQNSKKIHYTEAITTSMKSDILAYSSKLKDVMPKVLKPQKTENNSKVQPESQVSSESDKDSSSSKIEPRRVKIFDGGFKSNEDYVYVRGRGRGKYICEECGIRCKKPSMLRKHIRTHSDVRPYHCTHCNFSFKTKGNLTKHMKSKAHSKKCMEMGVSAGLEDHDTEDSGDRSQVGSTDRPDSDGEDSEGADDDNDDDNEEEEEDSQAESGLSTNPSVSASPQHIPSSLQAELPPSSLLAQMSIHHHHPAPLSLPQLPDSHTHHTHDASDTESVPMLSPVSLVKQMSISGGCSSPGPPPYSPPPHTSDTESVHMMSPVSPCRQMSIDYPDVDVPPSPPVPGKGCFKLGQDGSLAPPTLPTSEPGVPIGTDVSTQTASFIPQTSSYSPLHFPSQGPTQGSGATQGGHTHLFSHLPLHSQQQSCSSYSMVPVGGIQLVPAGLPAYSTFVPIQAGTVQLTIPAVSVIHRNTSPLPFPKFSNSPQPEGSALNPTNQPLVVQEPISSIMPCFPLGQVTGLQALGASQQTLQSMGLETLNVMGLTSSGCLTSTQLLSQHGLTLNATLGLQVLTASPSSQSSTGPHHHHTHHTPIPGLQILNIALPALIPSLSPLSALSPLPGPSERQGSPEAQGATRLSSQTELGPLVSCPSAASSLPTATLRGSPAQEMTSSGSRPSSSGHRSSGGSDHTQTPRKEGRVTTSLPQPSPAPAAGGGVERAGGASESVTPRRQSMLSRQQVTEDCINDSASSDDEDRLVIAT is encoded by the exons ATAAAATCGAAGAAGCACAGAATGAACTGAAAGATACCAAAGCCGGCGCACAGAAAG GGATTAATGAGGGTGGTCGAAGAAGTGCAGATAACATAAAGGCACTGAAGAGGAAAAAGGTTGTGGCAGAAAACCAGCTGAAGAAAATACCCAAATCTCCTGTGAAGAAGTCCTTGCAGTCCAAGACCTCCGTGGCAACACTCCAAGCTGCCTCGTCCAAGGAAGCTGCACCCTCTTGCTCCTACCCCAGCAGCCCTTCTCAAAACCCTGCCAGCTCACCAAGCCAGAACCGAGACACGGAGTATGTCCAGCCTAATGCTGAATCCTCTGAGGGAGTGACATCCTCCATTGACAATGATAGGCTAAACCAGAGGGATACGTCCTTCTCAAAGCCACAGTCTCTCGATCCCATTAGTGGTAAAGAGGAATCTGTCTCTGGTGTTGGGGAGTCTCAGCAGCTCAAGGACAGTAAGAGTGGCGAAACAAGCTGTGAAGGTGACTCTCCTTACCATGCTGGCGCTCCCCTTGAAGTCTTGCTCAAGGCTATGGAACCAGACTTCAGCTCCTTGGcagaaaaaaatatatcttttccAGTCACAGCCGTTGAAAAACCTGGCCGAACTCTTTCTGCTCAGTCTAATAGTGAAGTGAATGCTATGCCAGCTATACATTTTGGACTCCAAATTCAGCCTGCGCATATGCAGAATGACTTTGTAAATAAACAAGAGACCTACACAATGCAGTCCTCTACCCAGGCTGTTCCCTTGCAGACTTTGCAGCATGCTACACAGCATTTCAGCAACTGTGGGGAAAAGCCTGGCTTGCAGGTGAGCTTCAGCGCTGGCTCCTCCGATTCACCTGTTCCCTCAGGCTCCAATTCCTTGCCTCAGAGCCAGCCACCGGTGGTGCACACATGCCAGTCCCTATCGGCTAGTGTCCCTAGCACCATTCAAGTccctgttacacctggttacaaCCCAGTCCAGAAGGCCACGGTTGTGAACTTTGGGCTTGAACAGATGTGTAGCATCTCAGCAAAGGACCAAAAGCCTAAGAAGCAGGGGAAGTATGTGTGTGAATACTGCAGTCGGGCATGTGCAAAGCCCAGTGTGTTACTCAAGCACATCAGGTCTCACACAGGAGAGCGGCCCTACCCGTGTGTTACTTGTGGCTTCTCATTCAAAACTAAGAGCAATTTGTACAAGCATAAGAAATCCCATGCTCACGCAATAAAACTGGGGCTTGTGGCGCGTTCCGACTTTGGAAGTGGGTCCCTCTCCGTGGAGTCTGACAAAGCACTTGGAACACATTCAGATGTGGAGGAAAGTGGGGACAGCGATGAGGAAAGTAGCACAGCAGACCTGGACCCTGACTCGTCACAAAGCAGTGTTGCAGCGTTCTCTGAGAGCAGTTTGCAGAGTGCAGGCACAACACAAGGCAATCATGGGGATGCAGGGGACCCATCGGCTGTTTTCCCTCTGAGTCAGAGGGGCTATGAGTCCAAAGGGACAGCTAGCCTCCCAAAAGTGGTTGTCTATCCTGTCAATGTCTCCCCTCAGCGGGCAGACAGTCCAAGAGTCACAGACTCCAGCCCTGAGCAGGCTACTGCCCAGCGGCAAAAGGACTTCCAAACGGCACATCTGAGATCCAGCATCAGCGTCCTGTCGTCCTTGAAAGAGGTGGATTGCACAAGCCCCCTACAGGATGCAGGAAGTGAGGATGAGGATCAGCAGTGCAGGACTCCACCAGGAGGCGGACATGGTCAGCTTCAGAGGCAGCAAGCCACAGACTTTTCTCAGCAGCAGCAGGGCAAGTGTCTGCTTAGTCCCCGCAGTTTAGGCAGCACAGACTCTGGTTACTTCTCACGTTCTGAAAGTGCAGACCAGGCCATGAGTCCCCCGAGTCCCTTTGTCAAAATAACCCCACCAACAGACATGGATGTCACCAAAAATGCACTTCCTAATCTCCCAGCAGTGGTTGCCACTGCCATGCATGTGGCTTCTGTGGAGAAGCCACGTGTTGTGCAAGGACAAATGCGTCCTCCGTTAGAAACAAAAGCACTCTCTCTCGAGGAACGAATCTCAAAGTTAATATCGGACAATGAGGCAGTGGTTGACGACAAACAGCTGGACAGTGTCAAACCAAGAAGGACTTCTCTTTCTAGGAGAGGTAGCATAGACTCCCCCAAATCGTATATATTTAAAGACTCTTTTCAGTTTGACCTTAAACCAATGGCGAGAAGGTCGAGTTCCAGCTCAGACATACCCAAGTCCCCTTTCACCCCCACAGAAAAATCTAAGCCAGTATTTCTTCTATCTGTACCCAATCAGTATACACCAATGGACTGTTTACCAATAACAAGAAGTAATTCTATGCCCACAACTCCAGGGCACTCGGGTCTCCCACCAAACATTGTCCAGCAACCCCACCCACTACGGATCTGTCAGTCTTTTGATGACAAAATTAGTTCCTTAAACGATGATGTGTTTTCATCTGCCCCCTCTACCCCAAATCCAGCAATACATTCTCGTACTCTTGTACGACAAGTAGCAGTGGAGGATTTCTCCACAAGTGAGGGCCTTACCTCAGTCCGTTCCATGGACGAAGGCTACCATGGGTCTAGCATCTCCACTGAGTTAATGCAAAGAAGCAGGTCTTTTGAGCATGCACAAGACCGAAACCGAAAGCCTCTGCAGAGCaaaggcacaatgtatgaatgtgAGACCTGTCGCAATCGGTACCGAAAACTAGAAAACTTTGAAAATCACAAGAAATTCTATTGTTCAGAGCTCCATGGCCCGAAAAACAAGCCAGTATCTGTCAGAGAGACTGAGCAGGATGTTTTTCAACATGTCATGCAGCAGCCGTTAGTCCCCAGAACAGTTATTTCAGGTATAATGGACCAACAGCAATCAATTAGAAAAAGAAGGAAAATGAAGAGTGTTGGTGACGATGATGACCAATCGCCAACTGACACCAATCCCCCATGCTCTGTCAGTTTTGATTCTTGCCAACTATCAACAGCCAGTTCAGGTCGGCCATTTTCTCAGCACTCTATCATGGTTGATCTACAGCCTAAAAGCAACCCACCGCAAATAACTCAAAATCAGCTAGTAGCAAGAGGTACAGATGCATCAGAATCAAGACTGTCACCGATCAGAGAAACCCAGGTTAACACCTCTGGTAAAGAGAGAGGCGACCTACAGAGGCAAGGCAGCGGTACATCAGTTATCAGACACACCAACTCTTTAAGCAAGCCCAATTCCTTTGAGAACTCTGAATCTATTGACAGGGCCTCTCCTGTTGATTTATTGTACAAAGATGGCCATAGCACAGGAAAAACTAAGACCGATGCTACTGCCAATCTTTCATTAGAGAGCTACCATGAAAAGATGTCCATTCCTAAATGTGCCGACCAGGGGAAACAAGGGATGGAAAACCGTGTCGACAGCACATTAGCAGCAGTGGCTGAGAGCTGTGCTGCTGTCCAGCAGTCTCGTCTGGTTCGCCAAAATAACATTCCTGAAATCCTGGTCACAGAGGAACCCGATCGGGAGCATAACGGTCAGAGCACTGAGCAAGGGGAAAAGGTTGCAGATACATTCAACTGGCCCCAGAGGAGCGAGAGCCTGTCCAAACTACCGACAGAAAAGCTTCCACCCAAGAAAAAGAGAATTCGTTTGGCTCAGATGGAGCACTCCTCTGGAGAATCGAGCTTTGAGTCCTCACTGTCTCGTAGCCTCAGCAGAGACAGTAGCCTCTCAAGATGCTCCAGTATCTCAGCCTCCTTTGACCGGGATGAGCCATCCAGGTCAGAGAGCCCCTCCAGAGGAGAATTTGTCAACAAAATATCTGAGCCTCAAGGGCTACCAATAGCCTTCAACACCCTGGGGGTCCCTGGCATGATAAGACGTGCTGTCTCAGAACAGATCAGTTGCACTCAACCCTCAGTGGAGATCTTGTGCGACTATCGCAGCAAGTCCTTTGACTTTGGCAGTGTCTCCCCCAGCAGGTCTCTGCCACCCAACAGGTCAATGTCACCAATGGAACGGCCAACGAGTGCTCAAGCCTTCCCGTCTGTACAGGTACCTCTCATTGAAAGGCGAAGGGGGCCCTTGGTACGCCAGATGTCTTTAAAGATTGGGCCAGAGAGTCAGCAACATGTCGGGAGGCATGCCATACCTCTCCAGAGGCTCCCCACTGTATTCTCTACATCTCAGCAGAGGCCTCAACAGACTGCCAACAAGCCTCCCCTTGCCCAACCCTTTATTGTGCATTCTGGAGGAACTCTCCCTCAGAAGAATGAAAGAATGGTGCAAAGCATTAACTTGGGCAGCCAAGGTCAACTGCCTCAAATCCATGGCCTTCCACACCCTTGGCACCTAACGTCGAGGGTTCAGACATGCCAAAATATACAGCAATCTGTGGTTCATGTTGTGGTCGGCCAAGAAGATGCCCAGAACAAATCTGCTGACTCTCAAGACAAGAAAAGCTTTGTGCCCAAATACCAACTGCAGTGTCCTGCTCTGAGACCAAGCCAaacatactctctctctaccacacaggGTACTCAGACAACTTTACCAGTCCTAACAATACCTATTGCCAATCAGATGCAAAGTATTTCGAAGTCTTCAGATgttctccacaatgtctgtgtggCACAACCGTGTTTTCAGATTGTAGACAATAAGACACAATCAATAGTCTTGCCTGTAAGCCTTCAAAATGACCCACCTTCTCATAACCTACCAGGTGCTCTCCAATTGCCACAGATACTGATAACTCATGAGCAGATGCACCCTTCCCTCTCTGTGGCGAGTAACCTGTATGTTGTAGATACTGACACAAAGACTGTACCAGAAATGAACAAGGACAGGCCTCCAGCATCTACTGGCCTTCAAGTAAAACACGGTTTAGTTTCCAATACCCAGAACCATATTGGTGAAATTCAAAGAGCTCCCTCCCTGGGGTCCTTACACTGCACCCAGAAAATGGCAGCTGTGACCCTTTGCCTACAACAAGAGCCCATTGCCTCAAGCAAGAGAATGCTCTCCCCTGCCAACAGCTTGGATATCGCCATGGAAAAACATCAGAAGCGAGCAAAGGATGAACATGGTGCCGCATGCCTCACTGATGGCAGGTCAGTCAACTACCTGAACTCCAAGATGGCGGAGGTAACTAGGCAACGGAAGCTGATGCTAGTCCGGCAGGTGTGCACCACTGAACCAGTGGACAGTCCCATTGAAACTGAGGCCCCTCCACTGCAACACGAGAAGCCAGTAGGTGAAAAGGATGCCCACACTCCTAAGAACTGCAAGACTATGACACCTGAACGCAACGGAAAGGATGAACCATCTTCTGTAGTTCCCCAGGAACAACCACGCTCTGCATTAAACACCGCTCCAGGGAgtcatgtctcctcctctgtgcCAGCTAACGCCTCCCTGAAGCCTCAAGACAAGAGCGAGGAAGAGAGATGGTCTTCCGCCAAGTCTCCCATTAGGCCCTCGACTTTCCATGGACAGGTGAAATTGGCCTCATCTGTATCTGTCGTCAACACACGAGACAGCCATCGCCTGTCTTTCCCCAGCCTGAAAACTGCCACCACCTTCACTTGGTGTTACCTGATGAAGAGGAGGCCTCTGCATGTCCCCCAGACGGACCAGAAGGTCTCGGCCTACTCCACCTGGGCGGTGAGCCCCAACAACcccaacccactgggcctgtccacCAAACTGGTGATGTCTCTCTTTGACTCCAAGCAGAACTCCAAGAAAATACACTACACAGAGGCCATAACGACAAGTATGAAATCCGACATCTTGGCCTATTCAAGCAAGCTAAAAGACGTCATGCCTAAG GTCCTAAAGCCTCAGAAAACtgagaataacagcaaagtgCAACCTGAGAGTCAGGTGAGCAGCGAGTCAGACAAGGATTCTTCCTCATCCAAAATAGAGCCACGGAGGGTCAAAATATTTGATGGAGG ATTCAAATCTAACGAGGACTATGTGTATGTGCGTGGGCGTGGTCGTGGTAAATACATCTGTGAGGAGTGTGGGATCCGCTGCAAGAAGCCCAGCATGCTGCGTAAACACATCCGCACCCACTCTGACGTACGGCCCTATCACTGCACCCACTGCAACTTCTCCTTCAAGACGAAAG GGAATCTGACCAAGCATATGAAGTCCAAGGCCCACAGTAAGAAGTGCATGGAGATGGGTGTGTCTGCAGGCCTCGAGGACCATGATACAGAGGACTCAG GAGACCGTAGCCAGGTGGGCAGTACAGATCGCCCAGATTCAGACGGAGAGGACTCGGAGGGCGCTGACGATGACAACGATGATGACaacgaagaagaggaagaggacagcCAGGCTGAGTCTGGCCTGTCCACCAACCCCTCGGTCTCGGCCAGCCCCCAGCACATACCCTCCTCCCTCCAGGCTGAGCTCCCTCCCAGCTCCCTCCTGGCTCAGATGtccatccaccaccaccacccagctcCCCTGTCCCTCCCCCAGCTCCCCGACTCCCACACCCACCACACCCACGACGCCTCGGACACAGAGTCCGTGCCCATGCTGAGCCCTGTCTCCCTGGTCAAGCAGATGTCAATCTCCGGAGGGTGCTCAAGCCCTGgccccccaccctactccccacccccccacacctcCGACACTGAGTCGGTGCACATGATGAGCCCTGTCTCGCCGTGCAGGCAGATGTCCATCGACTACCCCGACGTTGACGTGCCCCCTAGTCCTCCCGTACCAGGCAAGGGCTGCTTCAAGCTCGGCCAG GATGGCTCTTTGGCTCCTCCCACCCTACCAACGAGTGAGCCAGGTGTCCCTATCGGGACAGACGTCAGCACTCAGACCGCCTCTTTCATCCCCCAGACCTCCTCCTACAGCCCCTTGCACTTTCCCTCCCAGGGCCCGACCCAAGGATCAGGGGCCACACAGGGGGGACACACCCACCTCTTCAGCCACCTGCCTCTGCACTCCCAGCAGCAATCTTGCTCCTCCTACAGCATGGTCCCCGTGGGGGGCATCCAGCTGGTGCCAGCTGGCCTGCCAGCCTACTCCACCTTCGTGCCCATCCAGGCCGGCACTGTCCAGCTCACCATCCCCGCAGTGAGTGTCATCCACCGGAATACCAGTCCACTCCCGTTCCCCAAATTCTCTAACTCCCCCCAGCCTGAGGGCTCTGCCTTGAACCCCACCAACCAGCCCCTGGTGGTTCAGGAGCCCATCAGCAGTATCATGCCCTGCTTCCCCCTGGGGCAGGTCACCGGACTGCAGGCCCTTGGGGCCTCCCAGCAGACACTGCAGTCCATGGGTCTGGAGACCCTCAACGTCATGGGACTGACCAGCTCAGGATGCCTGACCTCCACTCAGCTGCTGTCCCAGCACGGCCTGACGCTCAACGCCACCCTGGGCCTGCAGGTCCTGACTGCCAGCCCCAGCTCCCAGAGCAGCACGGGCCCCCACCATCACCACACCCACCACACACCCATCCCCGGCCTACAGATCCTCAACATTGCCCTGCCCGCCCTCATCCCCTCGCTCAGTCCTCTCTCCGCCCTCAGTCCCCTCCCTGGACCCTCTGAGAGGCAGGGCAGCCCTGAGGCCCAAGGGGCCACCCGACTCTCCTCTCAGACTGAACTAGGACCCTTGGTCAGCTGTCCGTCTGCTGCATCATCCCTTCCCACTGCCACCCTGAGAGGAAGTCCCGCCCAGGAAATGACATCATCGGGCAGCAGACCCAGCAGCTCTGGGCACAGGAGCTCCGGAGGCTCTGATCACACGCAGACTccaaggaaggaagggagggttaCAACATCTCTACCACAGCCCTCCCCGGCTCCAGCTGCTGGGGGGGGTGTTGAGCGGGCAGGGGGAGCCAGTGAGTCTGTCACACCTCGGAGGCAGTCGATGCTGTCACGGCAGCAGGTGACGGAAGACTGTATCAATGACTCAGCATCAAGCGATGACGAGGACAGACTAGTCATCGCCACCTGA